Proteins from one Ahaetulla prasina isolate Xishuangbanna chromosome 2, ASM2864084v1, whole genome shotgun sequence genomic window:
- the LOC131193565 gene encoding zinc finger protein 678-like: EKPYKCMECGKTFAQRGNLISHKRIHTGEKPFKCMECGKTFAQRGHLIRHKMIHTGEKPFKCLECEKTFAQRSHLTSHKRIHTGEKPFKCLECGKTFAQRGHLTSHKRIHTGEKPFKCMECGKTFAQRVNLISHKRIPTGEKPFKCLECGKTFPQRSHLSSHERIHTVEKPFKCVECGKTFAQRGNLISHKRIHTGEKPFKCVECGKTFAQRSNLTSHKRIHTGEKPYECMECGKTFTQRGHLISHKRIHTGEKPFKCMKCGKTFAQSAHLTSHKRIHTGEKPFKCLECGKTFAQRSHLISHERIHTREKPYECMEGHLISHKVIHTREKLYKCMECRKSFAQKGNLTSHKVIHTGKAI; this comes from the exons gagaagccatataaatgcatggaatgtggaaagacctttgctcaaagaggtaatcttatttcccataagaggatccacacaggggaaaagccatttaaatgcatggagtgtggaaagacctttgctcaaagaggtcatcttattcgtcataagatgatccacacaggggaaaagccatttaaatgcctggagtgtgaaaagacctttgctcaaagaagtcatcttacttcccataaaaggatccatacaggagaaaagccatttaaatgcctggaatgtggaaagacctttgctcaaagaggtcatcttacttcccataagaggatccatacaggggaaaagccatttaaatgcatggagtgtggaaagacctttgctcaaagagttaatcttatttcccataagaggatccccacaggggaaaagccatttaaatgcctggagtgtggaaagacctttcctCAAAGAAGTCATCTTAGTTCCCATGAGAGGATCCACACagtggaaaagccatttaaatgcgtggagtgtggaaagacctttgctcaaagaggtaatcttatttcccataagaggatccatacaggggaaaagccatttaaatgcgtggagtgtggaaagacctttgctcaaagaagtaatcttacttcccataagaggatccacacaggggaaaagccctatgaatgcatggagtgtggaaagacctttactcaaagaggtcatcttatttcccataaaaggatccacacaggggaaaagccatttaaatgcatgaagtgtggaaagacctttgctcaaagtgctcatcttacttcccataagaggatccatacaggggaaaagccatttaaatgcctggagtgtggaaagacctttgctcaaagaagtcatcttatttcccatgagAGGATCCACACACGGGAGAAGCCCTATGAATGCATgga aggtcatcttatttcccataaggtgATCCACACACGGGAAAAgctatataaatgcatggaatgtagaAAGAGCTTTGCTCAGAAAGGTAATCTTACTTCTCACAAGGTGATCCACacaggaaaagccatttaa